AAAGGCGCCGGTAAAGCCGCCCGGACCGGGTGCCTTGTCTCCCGGCTTTCGGTTGACGGCATTTTCCATAACGTAAGAACAGGTAAATGACTTTCATAACGTCCTGTTTACCTGGATATTTCTTTTTGGGAAAAAGGCGCCGGTAAAGCCGTCCGGACCGGGTGCCTTGTCTCCTGGCTTTCGGTTGACTGCATTTTCCACCTCCTCGGTGAAACGGTTCGTCCATGCCCTGAAATTCAAGCCCTCTATAAAGATCTTGGGATCAAAATAACTTCTCCAACGTGATTGGTAGACGGAAATCTTTCTACTTACCGAATTTCCATATCCTTTTGTTTAACATCCTTCCTTTGCCTTAATTAGGTTATAGATGTTCTCTTATCCGATCACCGCCCGAGCATCCTGCCAAGGGAATGGTGGCACCGAAGCTGCAGCACGTTGGAGTGAGCTGGAAGCCACATGAATCCCGTCGCAAACGTCGCTGCGACGCACAGCCTTGAGCTGGACCCGGGCCGGGTGACGGCGGTGCCTCGTCGCTCACCCTCCAAAACGAAAATGAGGACGGGACCCACGTAACCGGCCACGCAACGGAAGGCTACGACCGTTGCTACTTCCTACGGGGTGGATCAAGTCACCGAAATCTTTCCAGGAGTTTTTTATCTGAAATCTTTCCAGGAGTTAATCAACTGAAAAAGGTTTTCGTAGGCCACCAGTAGTAGCGCATACTACTACGTACTATGCTAGCACTGGCGAACACCCGTCTCTTGGCAGTGAATTTGCACCCTTCAAGCACAAATAACACTACGCCCGTGCCGGGACAAAAAgagcaaaaagagagaagaatcaaGCAAAAAGGATGGTACTACATCAGCAGATGATTAGGTGAGAAGGCTTTTGCATATGCCATGCATTTGCATTTCGTTTCTGCCCTTTGGAACCAAGCAAATCAATCGATCCTGGCCTCggcctgcgatcgtgggagaccaCAGCAATATAAAATTCACGTTTAAAATTGGCGCGGCTTTGGAGTAAAACATCTCCAGAGAATCTCCCTCTTCCTCTCATAGGTTGGGGGTTTTATATGTCACGTTGTGAGAATTTTATGCCAACGAAACTTTCATTTCAATCCATATCCGTGATCTCTGAGGAAGGTACAGTGTTGCTGTCGAGGAATGACGAGGAAGACTTGTCTGCTTCCGGAAACTGACAATGTGGGCGGCGACAGGGACTCTGAGTCTGACCGATGATCAGGTCCACCAAACACCATGCCGTATATTTGTGGATCGAGATTCCCCGTCGTGCAGCTTCTAGCAACAAAGCCATGAGCAATTATGGAAGTGTTAGCCACTAAATAGCTTCGGTAATCAGTtgatgattgcatacatgtatagCATTATCTTCTTCGGTATTGTTCTGAACCCACTGGTTTTTGAATTGCTGTGCGCGAGGAAACGCTTGGTTTTGGTTGAATATTATGCTAATTACTTCACATACAAAATTCAGATGACCATTTCTTTTTCGTACTAGCAATCTAGGATGCATTACAGATATGGGATAATATTTCAGCTCCAGAAAAGCCAGCCAGGGTATGGACAGGCGAAGAAATGTCCACGAAACTGCATAGGTTGCAACTGTATCTAGTTTACAGATATGGCATGATTTGCTGAATTAATTACACATATTATTTTTTCCAGATACTCCTGTGACTTGTGATAGGACCAACCACGGCATTTCGCGCCTCCGCAGCGTCATGGCCGGATTTTTCCGTAGCGCCCACTACACAATCGAATTGATTATACGAGATAGGAATGTTAATTccaagtgcatttaatgcactcaaGATTTAGTCTTTGCGTATACATAGATAAGTGTATATCCTGGCTGATCCAAGCACTATACACGTCAAAATTAAGATCGTTGATAACATACTAGTGCTTAGTGGCTAAGTATTTGGGTGCATTTTTTTTCCTGAGTAACAGacaaaactactactccctccgtcccatgatATAAAATCGTTTTTCAAGCTAGTTGTAGGAAGGAGGGAGTATTTTTCAATTAGAAGAAAAGAACATTTTAAAAAAAGAATTAGAAGATGATAAACGTATATCGACGGTAGACTTTTTTATAAGGTAGACTTGGGAGAACCGTAAAACGGCATGAGGACTACTCGCGTAAGAGAAAATGGTCGCAGTTTATCAACACATTTTCTCTAAGCACAATGCAAGTGGAATATGTGGTGGTACATACTGTTCTGCACTGCCAAACATTTTGATATCTTCCCCTGAACAAATTCAAATCAGTTTGCACTTTACTATACGAGTCATCTACCTACCGTCTCCGTTAAAAATTCGTCTCGTCGGTAAACTCCGTGGATTCAACTGCCAGGTCTGATTAGTCACTGCATATAAATAGTGCATTTCACGTGCCATTTTGTGTGTTGTTCGGTATCAGTACGTGTCCGGTTAGTGAGAAAAGGATCTTGAAACTACAGATTTAACCCTCGATTCGACAACACATACCGGTATGCTTTCACTCCCGaagtcgtcgtccttttttttctgaattttctgTGGCTGCATATGGACGACCTCGCCAGGAACAGCTACATGTTAAGGCTCGTTGTTACCGGTATCTTTCATGACAACAGTACAAGTGGAATTCTGGGATGAATTATCAGCCGCTCTTTTTCTCGGTCACACACAAAAACAGCAGGGACACTGACGTGTGCACTACTAACGACCTAACGGTGTGTACATAATCATTAAcagctacttcctccgttccaaaatatatgactcaactttgtactaacttcagtacaaagttagtataaagctGGGTCATctatttcggaacagagggagtacgtaaCTGTGTGTGTCAAATAGAATTAGCACTTATCATTAGCAGGTTAACACTTGGTGATTACATAGTCCTTATCCAGAAGTAGTATCATTAGCAACCAAGGATTAAAATCGCCGAAGAAAGAATTTAGCGGCAGGAAATGCTCCATCTCCGACGATTTTAGCATCATCTCCCGCGATTCACAACGGCATTCAAATTACGCGGCAGTTTCTGAACGGAGATAGCGCCGTGAATTGCGTCAGTTTCATCCGTGATTTAAAATCATTTTAGCAACCTATATTAATTTGTTTTGCGGGATATGTAGCAACCTATTAACTCTAGATGATTGTAGTCGTTATCCAGGATGTTATCATGAGCGATTCATTCGGACATGCTTAGCCGCTTGGTCGTAGGAGCATTAATTTACTGCCTTGGAATTATTACTGCCGTGAGTTTCCTCACGCTATATAAGCACCCCCACCCGGCCGCTCTTCCAAACCCCAAACCGTTCAGACAATCACCTCTCCACATATCTACTCCTCCTCAGCCCCCGCTCCCATCAAGTTCTTCCACAGCGTAGCAAGGCAGTAGATCCGAGAGGGTGCCGCCGCGATGTCCGACGTGACGGCGGTGATGGATCTGGAGGTggaggagctgaagctggcgcttCCACCGGGCTTCCGGTTCCACCCCACCGACGAAGAGGTGGTCACCCACTACCTCACCCGCAAGGTCCTCCGCGAATCCTTTTCCTGCCAAGTGATCGCCGACGTCGACCTCAACAAGACCGAGCCGTGGGATCTCCCCGGTgagtactactactccctccttgaCAGGAGCGTTCGTTTGATTCGATTTGCAGCGCGCTCATGGCCGGCGGTTCGTTTTGCAGGGAAGGCGAAGATGGGCGAGAAAGAGTGGTTCTTTTTCGTGCACAAGGGCCGGAAGTACCCGACGGGGACGCGCACCAACCGCGCGACGGAGAAGGGGTACTGGAAGGCGACGGGGAAGGATAAGGAGATCTTTCGCGGCAAGGGCCGGGACGCCGTCCTCGTCGGCATGAAGAAGACGCTCGTCTTCTACACCGGCCGCGCCCCCAGCGGCGGGAAGACGCCGTGGGTGATGCACGAGTACCGCCTCGAGGGCGAGCTGCCCCATCGCCTTCCCCGCACCGCCAAGGTACGGCCAGCAAGATTCGATTGTCCCCGCCTCCCTGTCGATCGATCGAACCGCCGGAGCATCTGGAGATGCTCTGGACCACACGCTCACATGTCGCGCTCGCGATTTGTTTCTTATTCTTCTCGTGTTGTATTCTCAACCTGCCTGTTGCGTGCGCGCAGGACGATTGGGCTGTTTGCCGGGTGTTCAACAAAGACTTGGCGGCGAAGAATGCTCCGCAAATGGCGCCGGCGGCCGGCGGGGCCATGGaggacccgctcgccttcctcgaTGACTTGCTCATCGACACCGACCTCAACCTGTTCGACGACGCGGACCTGCCGATGCTCATGGACTCTCCGTCTGGCGCTGACGACTTCGCCGGCGCTTCGAGCTCCACCTCCAGCGCCGCCCTGCCGCTCGAGCCGGACGCGGAGCATTTGACTATCAAGATggagccgccgccgcagcagcagcagcagatgcaGAGCCCAGACTACTTCATGCCGGCGACGGCCAACGGCAATCTTGGCGGTGCCGGGTACTCAACCTACCAGGCTGTGGTGGACCAGCAGGCCGCGATCCGCATGTACTGCAAGCCGAAGGCGGAGGTAGCGTCTTCGTCGGCGCTGGGCTTGGACATGGGGGCGCTCGCCGGCGCGGACACCTCGTTCCTGATGCCGTCGTCGCGGTCGTGCCTCGATCTGGAGGAGCTGTTCCGGGGCGAGGCTCTCATGGACTACTCCGACATGTGGAAGATCTGATTGAATCCATCCATCTATTCGCTGGATTGGAGCGTCTCAGTTTGCTGGTAGCTATAGATGGTTATTTGGTTGATGCATGCTAGCTCTTCGACTGATTAGTTGCTTCGTTAACTTTCGATTAACTGCAAAAAAAAAACTTTCGATTAAGGATTGAGTTCATTAGGCGGTGGTGATTCGAGGAGGATCGTCGGGTGTTTGCTGATGCGTGCAGGCATAATGATGGCCTGTGAGTGGAGAGAGTGCTGATTAATCTTTAGGGTGTGTAGTTTGTACATAGGTACCTGATTGCCAGCATACAGTTTAGCGATTAAGGGATGAACCCGATCGTGTTGGTCGATAAATCTGATTGCGTGTTGATGGAGCTGAATTATTCCCATTGTAAATGTTTTATTTATTCGACTATTAATCAAACATGCCATGGATGATTCTGGGGTCTTGGTTACTAGACGGTACAATCCTGTAATCGCGATTGGCGATCCCCGACAGTAGAAATTGTAGGATGGGTGGATATTGTGTCGTTGTTTGTGTTGATCTGCACCTTATATGTGGTATATATATAGAATACATGTGAAAGAGAGACTTGAGTAGAGGGCAAGTCATACATGATTTAACATATTCTAACTCTAACTCCTGTCTCTATCTTAAACACAATATATTTTTGATATTTcccctcagtcgtagcgggagtgaagTGGATGATTACAACTGAATATGAAGTGTTGTGCTTTCGTCATCTTCTCCCTTGTGACATCGTCAATTGCGCCTCTGAAGGGTCGGCACCTAGGACGATGAATGTGTCCCCTTCTGGCTCCTTCCTTGTCTCTTCTCTATTCCCTCTCTATTCCCTCCCACAGTCACATCGGGAGTGGCATGGACGCTAGTGACTACGCGGACACTATTGAATTGAGTTGCTGCCAATAAGTAAGTATATACCTAGCTCTGTATGTCGATGTCGATGTAGCCATGGTCGAGGTAGTCGTGGTCGATAGAGCTGCAGACTGCAGACATGTAGAGCCACGTTCTAGGGGTGTCGGTCGGGAAAGCCAGTGTGAGAGTCCGCCCTCCCGTGATCTGGAGGGGCGTGATCTTAGTTGCTTTGTCCCaatcgctgaaggaaatatgccctagaggcaataataaagttattatttatttccttatttcatgataaatgtttattattcatgctagaattgtattaaccggaaacataatacatgtgtgaatacatagacaaacagagtgtcactagtatgcctctacttgactagctcgttaatcaaagatggttatgtttcctaaccatagacaaagaagttgttatttgattaacgaggtcacatcattagtcgaatgatctgattgacatgacccattccattagcttagcacctgatcgtttagtatgttgctattgctttcttcatgacttatacatgttcctatgactatgagattatgcaactcccgtttaccggaggaacactttgggtactaccaaacgtcacaacgtaaatgggtgattataaaggagtactacaggtgtctccaatggtcgatgttgggttggcgtatttcgagattaggatttgtcactccgattgtcggagaggtatctctgggccctctcggtaatacacatcacataagccttgcaagcattacaactaatatgttagttgtgagatgatgtattacggaacgagtaaagagacttgccggtaacgagattgaactaggtattggataccgacgatcgaatctcgggcaagtaacataccgatgacaaagggaacaacgtatgctgttatgcggtctgaccgataaagatcttcgtagaatatgtaggagccaatatgggcatccaggtcccgctattggttattgaccagagacatgtctcggtcatgtctacattgttctcgaacccgtagggtccgcacgcttaaggttacgatgacagttatattatgagtttatgcattttgatgtaccgaaggttgttcggagtcccggatgtgatcacggacatgacgaggagtctcgaaatggtcgagacgtaaagattgatatattggaagcctatgtttggacatcggaagtgttccgggtgaaatcgggattttaccgggttaccgggaggttaccggaaccccccgggagccatatgggccttcatgggccttagtggaaaggagaaaggggcagcccaaggtggctgcgcctcttccccctcccctagtcctattaggactaggagaaggtggtcggcccccctctctcccttcccctccgaggaatcctagttggactaggattggggggaggagtcctactcccagagggagtaggactctcctgcgcctccctctatggccggccagcctccccctctctactcctttatatacggaggca
The window above is part of the Triticum aestivum cultivar Chinese Spring chromosome 2A, IWGSC CS RefSeq v2.1, whole genome shotgun sequence genome. Proteins encoded here:
- the LOC123184697 gene encoding NAC domain-containing protein 92, which codes for MSDVTAVMDLEVEELKLALPPGFRFHPTDEEVVTHYLTRKVLRESFSCQVIADVDLNKTEPWDLPGKAKMGEKEWFFFVHKGRKYPTGTRTNRATEKGYWKATGKDKEIFRGKGRDAVLVGMKKTLVFYTGRAPSGGKTPWVMHEYRLEGELPHRLPRTAKDDWAVCRVFNKDLAAKNAPQMAPAAGGAMEDPLAFLDDLLIDTDLNLFDDADLPMLMDSPSGADDFAGASSSTSSAALPLEPDAEHLTIKMEPPPQQQQQMQSPDYFMPATANGNLGGAGYSTYQAVVDQQAAIRMYCKPKAEVASSSALGLDMGALAGADTSFLMPSSRSCLDLEELFRGEALMDYSDMWKI